The following are encoded together in the Trichocoleus sp. FACHB-46 genome:
- a CDS encoding PAS domain S-box protein, which produces MEEILKILVVDDDEADRMAVRRALQAAGLSLELSEVGSYSAAIALLQQQSFDGVLLDYQLPDGDGLTLVRTAREQGVQTAFIVLTNQGDEQVAVELMKAGASDYLPKAKLAPESLSRSLHNAIRLCRAEIQATAANQKLRESEARFRSLVQNSSDIITILESDSTIRYVSPSIERILGYPSETLIGQSAFKYTHPSEVARLQTTFTQILAQPGIAAPLEFRIQHAQGHWIDIEVVANNLLQDAGVSGVILNSRDITERKQLEQALRASEGRFRRLAEANMIGVITARLTGEITEANEAFLEMVGYTREELQLGQVRWAAMTPLAYQEMDAWAIAQLQTAGVCSPWEKEYIRKDGSRVSVLIGAALLESGQETVCFVLDITHTKQTETEREDLLRQLETERGRLEAVLRQMPAGVIIAEAPSGKLVLGNEQVEQIWRHSFLPAEQIAQYQDYRGFDAEGRPYQSLDWPLARSIAHGEVITDEEIRILRGDQTWGVMRVSSSPIRDRDNNIVAGVVIFYDVTERQQAEATLRQQFEQLQAIYHITNTVSHAAALEDIYAAALGGFQQALKVDRTAVLILDSDRVMRFQAWRQLSDTYRQATEGRSPWPTDAASPQPIWVANVETELTEEPLQSVILQEGIRAIGFMPLIAQGQLLGKFLLCYDTPHHFTEEEIQLAQTIANHVAFAKERKRREAKILELNRVLQRRVDELQTLFDVLPIGIGIADEPSCENIRVNPYFAKLLEMPLDGTTSLSSPDLSSPNLSSPPSAKSTQFRVLQNGQELAAHELPLRYAAATGREVLDTEIDIVHSNGRVIKLLEYDAPLFDEQGNVRGCVGAFLDITERKQAEESQRFLAEASTLLAASLDYQTTLENLAQSLVPRLADWCVVDVVAEDQTLRQVAIAHTNPKNVAWAAELYRRYPTDPNASRGTANVIRTGKSEFYPEMDDALLIAMAQDADHLALLRQVGFSSAMLVPLMARDRTLGVISLVSAESGRRYTPADLALAEDLARRAALAADNARLYREAQEVGENLRQAILILGEQQQQLRTLQRLTNLLNQRLADLPGLLQTMVRSVCGAIPGAEFGLIALRNPQRDLLELTAKVGVGMEKLQLDGSYIRNGFLGQVFLTGESLLLQGESLREYGSEEMPASIYAVAIESAQAGRLGVLAIGNWQDLQAFDDEDQRLLVAFGEQAAIAINNARLINVLEEREERLAVQNDILARQNSELERQRQQIQLQNLQLLEAAQLKSQFLATMSHELRTPMNAIIGFSQLLLRQHQERLSAPQQDMVERILNNGKNLLALINDILDLSKIEVGRLELKLEEINLEHLVKATTEELRSLAEQKNLDLLVSTNLLNPGIVNDSMRLRQVLVNLLSNAIKFTESGSVKVMAWEVSANCVAIAVQDTGIGIAESDLQHIFEEFRQVDQTTTRKHGGTGLGLAITDWLVQMMNGSITVESVVGQGSTFRVELPRQVSPHR; this is translated from the coding sequence ATGGAAGAGATTCTCAAAATCTTAGTGGTTGACGATGATGAAGCAGACCGGATGGCGGTGCGTCGGGCGCTCCAAGCTGCGGGTCTGTCGTTAGAGCTATCAGAGGTGGGTAGTTACAGTGCCGCGATCGCGCTTTTACAGCAACAATCCTTCGATGGCGTTCTCCTCGATTACCAATTACCTGACGGCGATGGCTTAACTTTAGTCCGCACCGCGCGCGAGCAAGGAGTTCAAACGGCTTTCATCGTTCTAACCAATCAGGGGGATGAGCAAGTAGCCGTTGAGCTGATGAAGGCAGGCGCTTCCGATTATCTGCCTAAAGCGAAACTGGCTCCAGAAAGTTTGTCCCGTAGCCTGCATAATGCTATCCGTCTGTGTCGTGCTGAAATTCAGGCTACGGCAGCCAACCAAAAATTGCGAGAAAGTGAAGCTCGCTTCCGCTCGTTGGTGCAAAACTCTTCTGACATCATCACCATTTTGGAGTCGGACAGCACAATTCGCTATGTCAGCCCCTCGATCGAGCGAATTTTAGGCTACCCTTCTGAAACCCTCATCGGTCAATCAGCTTTTAAGTATACTCATCCCAGCGAGGTGGCTAGGCTCCAGACCACTTTCACTCAGATTTTGGCCCAGCCTGGAATTGCGGCTCCTTTAGAATTTCGCATCCAGCATGCTCAGGGGCATTGGATTGACATAGAAGTGGTGGCGAATAACCTACTGCAAGATGCAGGCGTGAGCGGAGTCATTCTGAATTCGCGCGATATTACTGAGCGCAAGCAGCTAGAGCAGGCGTTACGAGCAAGCGAAGGGCGATTTAGGCGCTTGGCCGAAGCCAATATGATTGGGGTAATCACCGCCAGACTGACGGGCGAGATTACGGAGGCTAATGAAGCTTTCCTGGAGATGGTGGGCTACACCAGAGAGGAGTTGCAGTTAGGCCAAGTGCGTTGGGCAGCCATGACTCCCCTGGCCTACCAAGAGATGGATGCTTGGGCGATCGCGCAATTGCAAACTGCCGGAGTGTGCTCACCTTGGGAAAAGGAGTATATCCGCAAAGATGGCAGTCGGGTTTCGGTGCTGATCGGGGCAGCTTTGTTGGAGTCGGGTCAGGAGACGGTCTGCTTTGTCTTAGACATCACCCACACTAAGCAGACCGAAACCGAGCGAGAAGACCTGCTGCGACAACTAGAAACTGAGCGAGGCCGCTTGGAAGCAGTCCTAAGGCAAATGCCAGCGGGCGTAATTATTGCGGAGGCTCCCTCTGGGAAACTCGTGCTGGGCAATGAGCAAGTTGAGCAAATTTGGCGTCATTCATTTTTGCCTGCCGAGCAAATTGCGCAATATCAAGACTACCGAGGATTTGATGCGGAGGGTCGCCCCTATCAGTCACTAGATTGGCCACTGGCTCGTTCCATTGCTCACGGTGAAGTCATCACAGACGAGGAAATTCGCATTCTACGGGGAGATCAAACCTGGGGTGTGATGCGGGTTAGTTCTAGCCCCATCCGCGATCGCGACAACAATATTGTGGCTGGAGTTGTGATCTTCTACGATGTCACCGAGCGCCAGCAGGCAGAAGCCACCTTGCGTCAGCAGTTTGAGCAATTGCAGGCGATTTATCACATTACTAATACAGTCAGTCACGCGGCTGCGCTCGAAGATATTTACGCAGCTGCTTTAGGAGGATTTCAACAAGCCCTCAAAGTCGATCGCACTGCTGTACTGATCTTAGATAGCGATCGCGTCATGCGTTTTCAGGCTTGGCGACAGCTATCGGATACTTATCGGCAAGCGACTGAAGGCCGTTCTCCTTGGCCTACCGATGCCGCAAGCCCCCAGCCGATTTGGGTGGCAAATGTGGAAACTGAGCTAACCGAAGAACCTTTACAGTCGGTGATTTTGCAAGAAGGCATTCGTGCGATCGGTTTTATGCCACTAATCGCTCAGGGGCAATTGTTGGGCAAATTTCTGCTTTGCTACGATACACCCCATCACTTTACTGAAGAGGAAATTCAACTCGCCCAAACCATTGCTAATCACGTCGCCTTTGCCAAAGAACGCAAGCGCAGAGAAGCGAAAATCCTAGAGCTAAATCGCGTCTTGCAGCGACGGGTTGATGAATTGCAGACGTTGTTTGATGTGCTGCCCATTGGCATTGGCATCGCAGACGAGCCTAGCTGTGAAAATATTCGAGTCAACCCCTACTTTGCCAAGCTGCTAGAGATGCCGTTGGATGGTACTACTTCTTTAAGTAGTCCAGATTTAAGTAGTCCAAATTTAAGCAGCCCACCTAGTGCAAAGTCTACTCAATTCAGAGTTTTGCAGAATGGTCAAGAATTAGCAGCTCATGAGTTACCGCTGCGCTACGCTGCCGCGACAGGTAGAGAGGTTTTAGATACAGAGATTGACATTGTCCACAGTAATGGGCGAGTCATCAAGCTGTTGGAATATGATGCACCGCTGTTTGATGAGCAGGGAAATGTGCGAGGGTGTGTGGGTGCATTTCTCGACATTACAGAGCGCAAGCAAGCGGAGGAGTCACAGCGATTTTTGGCGGAAGCGAGCACGCTACTAGCGGCTTCTCTAGACTATCAAACCACCCTGGAAAATTTGGCTCAGTCACTGGTGCCGCGTTTAGCCGATTGGTGTGTAGTGGATGTGGTTGCAGAGGACCAAACCCTACGGCAAGTGGCGATCGCCCATACCAACCCTAAGAACGTTGCCTGGGCGGCTGAGTTATATCGGCGCTATCCCACTGACCCCAATGCTTCCAGAGGAACAGCGAACGTGATTCGCACTGGGAAATCTGAGTTTTATCCAGAAATGGACGATGCTTTGTTGATAGCAATGGCCCAAGATGCAGACCATCTAGCCTTATTGCGACAGGTGGGCTTCAGCTCAGCCATGCTAGTGCCGTTGATGGCTCGCGATCGCACTTTGGGGGTCATTTCTCTCGTGAGTGCAGAGTCGGGTCGGCGTTATACTCCAGCCGATCTGGCTTTGGCAGAAGATCTGGCCCGCCGGGCTGCTCTCGCTGCGGACAATGCGCGGCTGTATCGAGAAGCCCAAGAAGTTGGGGAAAATCTGCGACAGGCAATTCTGATTTTGGGTGAGCAGCAACAGCAGTTACGGACGTTGCAACGGTTGACGAATTTATTGAATCAACGCTTAGCCGACTTACCTGGATTGTTGCAGACAATGGTGCGCTCAGTCTGCGGAGCTATACCCGGAGCTGAATTTGGCTTGATTGCGCTGCGTAACCCTCAACGCGATCTACTAGAGCTAACCGCTAAAGTCGGTGTGGGCATGGAAAAGCTGCAACTCGATGGTTCTTACATTCGCAATGGATTTCTGGGTCAAGTTTTTCTGACCGGAGAATCGCTACTGCTGCAAGGTGAATCGTTGCGAGAATATGGCTCTGAGGAAATGCCTGCTTCCATTTATGCAGTGGCGATCGAGTCGGCTCAAGCAGGCCGCTTGGGTGTACTAGCGATTGGCAATTGGCAAGACCTCCAAGCCTTTGATGATGAAGATCAACGATTATTAGTGGCTTTTGGCGAGCAAGCGGCGATCGCAATCAACAATGCTCGTCTGATCAATGTTTTGGAGGAACGCGAAGAGCGCTTAGCGGTGCAGAATGACATTTTGGCCCGTCAGAACTCGGAGCTAGAACGGCAACGCCAACAAATTCAACTGCAAAATCTGCAACTCCTAGAAGCGGCTCAGCTCAAATCCCAGTTCCTAGCTACCATGTCTCACGAACTGCGGACTCCAATGAACGCGATCATCGGCTTCTCACAATTGCTGCTGCGCCAGCACCAGGAAAGACTAAGTGCCCCGCAACAAGACATGGTGGAGCGAATTCTCAATAACGGTAAGAATTTGCTGGCACTAATTAACGATATTCTCGACCTCTCCAAAATTGAAGTGGGCCGTCTGGAACTGAAACTAGAAGAAATTAATCTAGAGCACCTGGTCAAAGCAACCACCGAAGAGCTGCGATCGCTGGCTGAGCAAAAAAATCTAGATTTGTTGGTCAGCACTAACTTGCTGAATCCTGGCATTGTAAATGACAGTATGCGATTGCGCCAAGTCTTGGTAAATTTGCTGTCTAATGCGATTAAATTTACCGAGTCGGGCAGCGTCAAGGTGATGGCGTGGGAAGTTTCAGCCAACTGCGTCGCGATCGCGGTTCAAGACACTGGAATTGGCATTGCTGAATCAGATTTGCAACATATCTTTGAAGAGTTTCGCCAAGTAGACCAAACCACAACCCGCAAACATGGGGGAACAGGATTGGGCCTAGCAATTACAGACTGGTTAGTGCAAATGATGAATGGCTCGATTACAGTCGAAAGTGTTGTGGGGCAGGGTTCAACTTTCCGAGTAGAACTACCGCGCCAAGTCAGCCCTCACCGCTAA